The following proteins come from a genomic window of Larimichthys crocea isolate SSNF chromosome XV, L_crocea_2.0, whole genome shotgun sequence:
- the espn gene encoding espin isoform X5: MVVEGDRTLLAARQGDVQTLKVQLAAKALTGDVKDMMGASPVHHAARAGKLNCLRFLVEEAGLSGNCVANNGASPAHDAAATGNLACLQWLLTQGGCQPEHRDSSGATVLHLASRFSHHEVTDWLLKSGEVDPGTSTDTGALPVHYAAAKGDLPSLRLLLGHSPNVVNSQTKNGATPLYLACQEGQLEVVQYLVKDCGADPSIRANDGMTPLHAAAQMGHNTVIVWLISFTEIGLTDRDSDGATAMHFAASRGHAKVLSWLLLHGGDIVMDTWGGTPLHDAAENGELECCQILVVNGVDLGIRDQDGFTAADLAEYNGHSQCAKYLRTVENMSVEHRVLSRDPSTDLEYKQPDSGLSSPNTTMPPTSQTAHFDIGSPSSSLSNYDSANSSQSSTGEKRSSLTASRGPHTQLNTAHTGASESAISDMQAYMDMLNPDIGSDMPKKNEIPADVDSKLPPPPTYPPPPPPQSQPVPPPPPSYPAPQPPKEPSSAEFLTVKSNLRHVENKKELTPGESHDKLRRVDSNRKSRSFSKQPSTGDYYKTLGSDTAEPQETKSMAPNEEGSVLLEEPTDSPAHSSENGTTEESVAPPPPPPPPPLPPSNPTPTPPPPPPLPPETPTTQNNSASCTSTNQRRPSSSSGSGNRSASQAKAGAPKQMKSTKSFNMMSPTGDNSELLAEIKAGKSLKPTPHSKGYTTVYSSSGPTGNNGNTASPPETRASSPPPKPPSPPPSNMSVTSPPITPSPSPSPTGPGPARTMSNSTSNEHLPTNSVVNGNSGGRAGAESVRKMSLADVEALVPTHDEQGKAIPEWKRQVMVRKLQVKMQEEEEHKRKAEEEAARLASMPAWRRDMMKKKMDEERWGSGGCT, encoded by the exons ATGGTGGTGGAGGGTGACAGGACGCTGCTGGCCGCAAGACAAGGAGATGTGCAGACTCTAAAAGTGCAATTAGCGGCAAAAGCGCTTACCGGCGACGTCAAGGACATGATGGGGGCTTCACCGGTCCACCACGCAGCCCGTGCCGGGAAACTAAACTGCCTGCGTTTCCTAGTGGAGGAAGCAGGACTGTCGGGCAACTGCGTGGCGAACAACGGGGCAAGCCCGGCGCATGACGCAGCAGCCACCGGCAACCTGGCCTGCTTACAGTGGCTGCTGACCCAGGGTGGCTGTCAGCCAGAG CACAGGGACAGTTCTGGTGCCACCGTTCTCCACCTTGCATCCCGCTTCAGCCACCATGAGGTCACTGACTGGCTACTGAAGAGCGGCGAGGTGGATCCTGGGACCTCCACTGATACAGGCGCCCTACCTGTTCACTACGCTGCTGCCAAGGGAGACCTGCCCTCTCTCCGACTGTTACTAGGGCACAGCCCAAA TGTTGTCAACTCCCAAACTAAGAATGGTGCCACGCCGCTCTACCTGGCTTGCCAGGAGGGTCAACTGGAGGTCGTCCAGTATCTGGTCAAGGATTGTGGGGCGGATCCGAGCATCAGAGCCAATGACGGGATGACACCTCTACATGCTGCTGCCCAAATGGGCCACAACACAGTCATCGTCTGGCTG ATAAGCTTCACAGAGATCGGCCTGACAGACAGGGACAGTGACGGGGCCACAGCTATGCACTTTGCAGCCAGTCGGGGCCACGCAAAGGTGctcagctggctgctgctgcacggCGGAGATATTGTCATGGACACCTGGGGAGGGACCCCGCTTCACGATGCTGCAGAGAACGGTGAactggag TGCTGTCAGATCCTTGTGGTCAATGGGGTAGACCTGGGCATCAGGGACCAGGACGGCTTCACAGCAGCAGACCTGGCTGAATACAACGGCCACTCCCAGTGTGCCAAGTATCTGCGCACTGTGGAGAACATG AGTGTGGAGCACCGTGTTTTGTCTCGGGATCCTTCAACAGACCTAGAGTACAAGCAGCCGGACTCGGGACTCTCGTCACCAAACACCACCATGCCCCCTACCAGCCAAACGGCACACTTTGACATCGGTTCACCATCCAGCTCCCTGTCAAACTACGACTCAGCCAACTCTAGCCAGTCCAGCACCggggagaagaggagcagcTTAACAGCATCACGAGGCCCACACACTCAGctgaacacagcacacacag GTGCATCAGAGTCAGCCATTTCAGACATGCAGGCATATATGGATATGCTGAACCCAGACATTGGCTCTGATATGCCCAAGAAGAATGAGATACCTGCTGATGTCGACTCCAAGCTCCCGCCACCACCAACCTatccacccccacctcctccacagtcTCAACCGGTGCCCCCTCCACCCCCGAGCTACCCAGCACCACAGCCACCGAAAGAGCCATCTTCAGCAGAGTTCCTGACAGTGAAAAGCAACTTGCGGCATGTTGAGAATAAGAAGGAG CTGACTCCTGGAGAAAGCCACGATAAACTGCGGCGTGTGGATTCAAACAGAAAGTCAAGGAGCTTCAGCAAACAGCCCAGCACTGGGGACTACTACAAGACCCTGGGCAGCGACACAGCCGAGCCCCAAGAGACTAAAAGCATGGCGCCCAACGAGGAG GGCTCCGTCTTATTGGAGGAGCCTACAGACAGCCCCGCCCACAGCTCTGAGAATGGCACCACAGAAGAATCAGTcgcacctccacctcctccacctccaccccctctTCCCCCAAGCAACCCAACGCCAACaccccctccgcctcctccactGCCCCCGGAGACGCCAACCACCCAGAATAACTCAGCCAGTTGCACTTCCACCAACCAGCGACGCCCTTCTTCCTCATCAGGAA GCGGGAATAGGTCTGCCTCTCAGGCAAAGGCAGGGGCACCGAAACAAATGAAGA GCACAAAATCTTTCAACATGATGTCCCCCACTGGCGACAACTCGGAGCTGCTGGCAGAGATCAAAGCAGGGAAGAGCCTCAAGCCCACACCTCACAGTAAAGGCTATACCACTGTCTATTCCAGCAGTGGACCCACAGGCAACAAT ggaAACACTGCATCTCCACCAGAGACCCGTGCATCCAGCCCACCACCTAAGCCGCCATCCCCTCCACCATCCAATATGTCTGTCACCTCGCCACCCATTACCCCTAGTCCCAGCCCCAGTCCAACTGGCCCTGGACCTGCTAGGACCATGTCAAACTCTACAAGCAATGAGCACCTGCCTACCAACTCTGTTGTCAATGGGAACAGTGGTGGCAGAGCAGGAGCAGAATCGGTGCGGAAGATGAGCCTTGCAGATGTGGAGGCGCTAGTGCCCACTCATGACGAACAGGGGAAAGCGATTCCTGAATGGAAGAGGCAGGTGATGGTGCGAAAGCTTCAAGTCAAGatgcaagaggaggaggagcacaaGCGCAAG gctgaggaggaggctgcACGCCTGGCATCCATGCCAGCGTGGAGGAGAGAcatgatgaaaaagaaaatggacgAAGAGAG GTGGGGATCTGGAGGCTGTACATGA
- the espn gene encoding espin isoform X2, whose translation MVVEGDRTLLAARQGDVQTLKVQLAAKALTGDVKDMMGASPVHHAARAGKLNCLRFLVEEAGLSGNCVANNGASPAHDAAATGNLACLQWLLTQGGCQPEHRDSSGATVLHLASRFSHHEVTDWLLKSGEVDPGTSTDTGALPVHYAAAKGDLPSLRLLLGHSPNVVNSQTKNGATPLYLACQEGQLEVVQYLVKDCGADPSIRANDGMTPLHAAAQMGHNTVIVWLISFTEIGLTDRDSDGATAMHFAASRGHAKVLSWLLLHGGDIVMDTWGGTPLHDAAENGELECCQILVVNGVDLGIRDQDGFTAADLAEYNGHSQCAKYLRTVENMSVEHRVLSRDPSTDLEYKQPDSGLSSPNTTMPPTSQTAHFDIGSPSSSLSNYDSANSSQSSTGEKRSSLTASRGPHTQLNTAHTGASESAISDMQAYMDMLNPDIGSDMPKKNEIPADVDSKLPPPPTYPPPPPPQSQPVPPPPPSYPAPQPPKEPSSAEFLTVKSNLRHVENKKELTPGESHDKLRRVDSNRKSRSFSKQPSTGDYYKTLGSDTAEPQETKSMAPNEEGSVLLEEPTDSPAHSSENGTTEESVAPPPPPPPPPLPPSNPTPTPPPPPPLPPETPTTQNNSASCTSTNQRRPSSSSGSGNRSASQAKAGAPKQMKSTKSFNMMSPTGDNSELLAEIKAGKSLKPTPHSKGYTTVYSSSGPTGNNGNTASPPETRASSPPPKPPSPPPSNMSVTSPPITPSPSPSPTGPGPARTMSNSTSNEHLPTNSVVNGNSGGRAGAESVRKMSLADVEALVPTHDEQGKAIPEWKRQVMVRKLQVKMQEEEEHKRKAEEEAARLASMPAWRRDMMKKKMDEERKAEQQAKQAKEIEEKTELERLRTLGYDETKLAPWQRQIILKKGDIAKQ comes from the exons ATGGTGGTGGAGGGTGACAGGACGCTGCTGGCCGCAAGACAAGGAGATGTGCAGACTCTAAAAGTGCAATTAGCGGCAAAAGCGCTTACCGGCGACGTCAAGGACATGATGGGGGCTTCACCGGTCCACCACGCAGCCCGTGCCGGGAAACTAAACTGCCTGCGTTTCCTAGTGGAGGAAGCAGGACTGTCGGGCAACTGCGTGGCGAACAACGGGGCAAGCCCGGCGCATGACGCAGCAGCCACCGGCAACCTGGCCTGCTTACAGTGGCTGCTGACCCAGGGTGGCTGTCAGCCAGAG CACAGGGACAGTTCTGGTGCCACCGTTCTCCACCTTGCATCCCGCTTCAGCCACCATGAGGTCACTGACTGGCTACTGAAGAGCGGCGAGGTGGATCCTGGGACCTCCACTGATACAGGCGCCCTACCTGTTCACTACGCTGCTGCCAAGGGAGACCTGCCCTCTCTCCGACTGTTACTAGGGCACAGCCCAAA TGTTGTCAACTCCCAAACTAAGAATGGTGCCACGCCGCTCTACCTGGCTTGCCAGGAGGGTCAACTGGAGGTCGTCCAGTATCTGGTCAAGGATTGTGGGGCGGATCCGAGCATCAGAGCCAATGACGGGATGACACCTCTACATGCTGCTGCCCAAATGGGCCACAACACAGTCATCGTCTGGCTG ATAAGCTTCACAGAGATCGGCCTGACAGACAGGGACAGTGACGGGGCCACAGCTATGCACTTTGCAGCCAGTCGGGGCCACGCAAAGGTGctcagctggctgctgctgcacggCGGAGATATTGTCATGGACACCTGGGGAGGGACCCCGCTTCACGATGCTGCAGAGAACGGTGAactggag TGCTGTCAGATCCTTGTGGTCAATGGGGTAGACCTGGGCATCAGGGACCAGGACGGCTTCACAGCAGCAGACCTGGCTGAATACAACGGCCACTCCCAGTGTGCCAAGTATCTGCGCACTGTGGAGAACATG AGTGTGGAGCACCGTGTTTTGTCTCGGGATCCTTCAACAGACCTAGAGTACAAGCAGCCGGACTCGGGACTCTCGTCACCAAACACCACCATGCCCCCTACCAGCCAAACGGCACACTTTGACATCGGTTCACCATCCAGCTCCCTGTCAAACTACGACTCAGCCAACTCTAGCCAGTCCAGCACCggggagaagaggagcagcTTAACAGCATCACGAGGCCCACACACTCAGctgaacacagcacacacag GTGCATCAGAGTCAGCCATTTCAGACATGCAGGCATATATGGATATGCTGAACCCAGACATTGGCTCTGATATGCCCAAGAAGAATGAGATACCTGCTGATGTCGACTCCAAGCTCCCGCCACCACCAACCTatccacccccacctcctccacagtcTCAACCGGTGCCCCCTCCACCCCCGAGCTACCCAGCACCACAGCCACCGAAAGAGCCATCTTCAGCAGAGTTCCTGACAGTGAAAAGCAACTTGCGGCATGTTGAGAATAAGAAGGAG CTGACTCCTGGAGAAAGCCACGATAAACTGCGGCGTGTGGATTCAAACAGAAAGTCAAGGAGCTTCAGCAAACAGCCCAGCACTGGGGACTACTACAAGACCCTGGGCAGCGACACAGCCGAGCCCCAAGAGACTAAAAGCATGGCGCCCAACGAGGAG GGCTCCGTCTTATTGGAGGAGCCTACAGACAGCCCCGCCCACAGCTCTGAGAATGGCACCACAGAAGAATCAGTcgcacctccacctcctccacctccaccccctctTCCCCCAAGCAACCCAACGCCAACaccccctccgcctcctccactGCCCCCGGAGACGCCAACCACCCAGAATAACTCAGCCAGTTGCACTTCCACCAACCAGCGACGCCCTTCTTCCTCATCAGGAA GCGGGAATAGGTCTGCCTCTCAGGCAAAGGCAGGGGCACCGAAACAAATGAAGA GCACAAAATCTTTCAACATGATGTCCCCCACTGGCGACAACTCGGAGCTGCTGGCAGAGATCAAAGCAGGGAAGAGCCTCAAGCCCACACCTCACAGTAAAGGCTATACCACTGTCTATTCCAGCAGTGGACCCACAGGCAACAAT ggaAACACTGCATCTCCACCAGAGACCCGTGCATCCAGCCCACCACCTAAGCCGCCATCCCCTCCACCATCCAATATGTCTGTCACCTCGCCACCCATTACCCCTAGTCCCAGCCCCAGTCCAACTGGCCCTGGACCTGCTAGGACCATGTCAAACTCTACAAGCAATGAGCACCTGCCTACCAACTCTGTTGTCAATGGGAACAGTGGTGGCAGAGCAGGAGCAGAATCGGTGCGGAAGATGAGCCTTGCAGATGTGGAGGCGCTAGTGCCCACTCATGACGAACAGGGGAAAGCGATTCCTGAATGGAAGAGGCAGGTGATGGTGCGAAAGCTTCAAGTCAAGatgcaagaggaggaggagcacaaGCGCAAG gctgaggaggaggctgcACGCCTGGCATCCATGCCAGCGTGGAGGAGAGAcatgatgaaaaagaaaatggacgAAGAGAG AAAAGCAGAACAGCAGGCCAAACAGGCGAAGGAGAtagaggagaagacagagcTGGAACGACTACGGACCCTAGGCTACGATGAGACCAAGCTGGCCCCCTGGCAGCGACAGATCATTCTGAAGAAAGGGGATATAGCCAAACAGTGA
- the espn gene encoding espin isoform X1, giving the protein MVVEGDRTLLAARQGDVQTLKVQLAAKALTGDVKDMMGASPVHHAARAGKLNCLRFLVEEAGLSGNCVANNGASPAHDAAATGNLACLQWLLTQGGCQPEHRDSSGATVLHLASRFSHHEVTDWLLKSGEVDPGTSTDTGALPVHYAAAKGDLPSLRLLLGHSPNVVNSQTKNGATPLYLACQEGQLEVVQYLVKDCGADPSIRANDGMTPLHAAAQMGHNTVIVWLISFTEIGLTDRDSDGATAMHFAASRGHAKVLSWLLLHGGDIVMDTWGGTPLHDAAENGELECCQILVVNGVDLGIRDQDGFTAADLAEYNGHSQCAKYLRTVENMSVEHRVLSRDPSTDLEYKQPDSGLSSPNTTMPPTSQTAHFDIGSPSSSLSNYDSANSSQSSTGEKRSSLTASRGPHTQLNTAHTGASESAISDMQAYMDMLNPDIGSDMPKKNEIPADVDSKLPPPPTYPPPPPPQSQPVPPPPPSYPAPQPPKEPSSAEFLTVKSNLRHVENKKELTPGESHDKLRRVDSNRKSRSFSKQPSTGDYYKTLGSDTAEPQETKSMAPNEEGSVLLEEPTDSPAHSSENGTTEESVAPPPPPPPPPLPPSNPTPTPPPPPPLPPETPTTQNNSASCTSTNQRRPSSSSGSGNRSASQAKAGAPKQMKSTKSFNMMSPTGDNSELLAEIKAGKSLKPTPHSKGYTTVYSSSGPTGNNGNTASPPETRASSPPPKPPSPPPSNMSVTSPPITPSPSPSPTGPGPARTMSNSTSNEHLPTNSVVNGNSGGRAGAESVRKMSLADVEALVPTHDEQGKAIPEWKRQVMVRKLQVKMQEEEEHKRKAEEEAARLASMPAWRRDMMKKKMDEEREQKRKAEQQAKQAKEIEEKTELERLRTLGYDETKLAPWQRQIILKKGDIAKQ; this is encoded by the exons ATGGTGGTGGAGGGTGACAGGACGCTGCTGGCCGCAAGACAAGGAGATGTGCAGACTCTAAAAGTGCAATTAGCGGCAAAAGCGCTTACCGGCGACGTCAAGGACATGATGGGGGCTTCACCGGTCCACCACGCAGCCCGTGCCGGGAAACTAAACTGCCTGCGTTTCCTAGTGGAGGAAGCAGGACTGTCGGGCAACTGCGTGGCGAACAACGGGGCAAGCCCGGCGCATGACGCAGCAGCCACCGGCAACCTGGCCTGCTTACAGTGGCTGCTGACCCAGGGTGGCTGTCAGCCAGAG CACAGGGACAGTTCTGGTGCCACCGTTCTCCACCTTGCATCCCGCTTCAGCCACCATGAGGTCACTGACTGGCTACTGAAGAGCGGCGAGGTGGATCCTGGGACCTCCACTGATACAGGCGCCCTACCTGTTCACTACGCTGCTGCCAAGGGAGACCTGCCCTCTCTCCGACTGTTACTAGGGCACAGCCCAAA TGTTGTCAACTCCCAAACTAAGAATGGTGCCACGCCGCTCTACCTGGCTTGCCAGGAGGGTCAACTGGAGGTCGTCCAGTATCTGGTCAAGGATTGTGGGGCGGATCCGAGCATCAGAGCCAATGACGGGATGACACCTCTACATGCTGCTGCCCAAATGGGCCACAACACAGTCATCGTCTGGCTG ATAAGCTTCACAGAGATCGGCCTGACAGACAGGGACAGTGACGGGGCCACAGCTATGCACTTTGCAGCCAGTCGGGGCCACGCAAAGGTGctcagctggctgctgctgcacggCGGAGATATTGTCATGGACACCTGGGGAGGGACCCCGCTTCACGATGCTGCAGAGAACGGTGAactggag TGCTGTCAGATCCTTGTGGTCAATGGGGTAGACCTGGGCATCAGGGACCAGGACGGCTTCACAGCAGCAGACCTGGCTGAATACAACGGCCACTCCCAGTGTGCCAAGTATCTGCGCACTGTGGAGAACATG AGTGTGGAGCACCGTGTTTTGTCTCGGGATCCTTCAACAGACCTAGAGTACAAGCAGCCGGACTCGGGACTCTCGTCACCAAACACCACCATGCCCCCTACCAGCCAAACGGCACACTTTGACATCGGTTCACCATCCAGCTCCCTGTCAAACTACGACTCAGCCAACTCTAGCCAGTCCAGCACCggggagaagaggagcagcTTAACAGCATCACGAGGCCCACACACTCAGctgaacacagcacacacag GTGCATCAGAGTCAGCCATTTCAGACATGCAGGCATATATGGATATGCTGAACCCAGACATTGGCTCTGATATGCCCAAGAAGAATGAGATACCTGCTGATGTCGACTCCAAGCTCCCGCCACCACCAACCTatccacccccacctcctccacagtcTCAACCGGTGCCCCCTCCACCCCCGAGCTACCCAGCACCACAGCCACCGAAAGAGCCATCTTCAGCAGAGTTCCTGACAGTGAAAAGCAACTTGCGGCATGTTGAGAATAAGAAGGAG CTGACTCCTGGAGAAAGCCACGATAAACTGCGGCGTGTGGATTCAAACAGAAAGTCAAGGAGCTTCAGCAAACAGCCCAGCACTGGGGACTACTACAAGACCCTGGGCAGCGACACAGCCGAGCCCCAAGAGACTAAAAGCATGGCGCCCAACGAGGAG GGCTCCGTCTTATTGGAGGAGCCTACAGACAGCCCCGCCCACAGCTCTGAGAATGGCACCACAGAAGAATCAGTcgcacctccacctcctccacctccaccccctctTCCCCCAAGCAACCCAACGCCAACaccccctccgcctcctccactGCCCCCGGAGACGCCAACCACCCAGAATAACTCAGCCAGTTGCACTTCCACCAACCAGCGACGCCCTTCTTCCTCATCAGGAA GCGGGAATAGGTCTGCCTCTCAGGCAAAGGCAGGGGCACCGAAACAAATGAAGA GCACAAAATCTTTCAACATGATGTCCCCCACTGGCGACAACTCGGAGCTGCTGGCAGAGATCAAAGCAGGGAAGAGCCTCAAGCCCACACCTCACAGTAAAGGCTATACCACTGTCTATTCCAGCAGTGGACCCACAGGCAACAAT ggaAACACTGCATCTCCACCAGAGACCCGTGCATCCAGCCCACCACCTAAGCCGCCATCCCCTCCACCATCCAATATGTCTGTCACCTCGCCACCCATTACCCCTAGTCCCAGCCCCAGTCCAACTGGCCCTGGACCTGCTAGGACCATGTCAAACTCTACAAGCAATGAGCACCTGCCTACCAACTCTGTTGTCAATGGGAACAGTGGTGGCAGAGCAGGAGCAGAATCGGTGCGGAAGATGAGCCTTGCAGATGTGGAGGCGCTAGTGCCCACTCATGACGAACAGGGGAAAGCGATTCCTGAATGGAAGAGGCAGGTGATGGTGCGAAAGCTTCAAGTCAAGatgcaagaggaggaggagcacaaGCGCAAG gctgaggaggaggctgcACGCCTGGCATCCATGCCAGCGTGGAGGAGAGAcatgatgaaaaagaaaatggacgAAGAGAG GGAACAAAAAAG AAAAGCAGAACAGCAGGCCAAACAGGCGAAGGAGAtagaggagaagacagagcTGGAACGACTACGGACCCTAGGCTACGATGAGACCAAGCTGGCCCCCTGGCAGCGACAGATCATTCTGAAGAAAGGGGATATAGCCAAACAGTGA
- the espn gene encoding espin isoform X6, translating to MVVEGDRTLLAARQGDVQTLKVQLAAKALTGDVKDMMGASPVHHAARAGKLNCLRFLVEEAGLSGNCVANNGASPAHDAAATGNLACLQWLLTQGGCQPEHRDSSGATVLHLASRFSHHEVTDWLLKSGEVDPGTSTDTGALPVHYAAAKGDLPSLRLLLGHSPNVVNSQTKNGATPLYLACQEGQLEVVQYLVKDCGADPSIRANDGMTPLHAAAQMGHNTVIVWLISFTEIGLTDRDSDGATAMHFAASRGHAKVLSWLLLHGGDIVMDTWGGTPLHDAAENGELECCQILVVNGVDLGIRDQDGFTAADLAEYNGHSQCAKYLRTVENMSVEHRVLSRDPSTDLEYKQPDSGLSSPNTTMPPTSQTAHFDIGSPSSSLSNYDSANSSQSSTGEKRSSLTASRGPHTQLNTAHTGASESAISDMQAYMDMLNPDIGSDMPKKNEIPADVDSKLPPPPTYPPPPPPQSQPVPPPPPSYPAPQPPKEPSSAEFLTVKSNLRHVENKKELTPGESHDKLRRVDSNRKSRSFSKQPSTGDYYKTLGSDTAEPQETKSMAPNEEGSVLLEEPTDSPAHSSENGTTEESVAPPPPPPPPPLPPSNPTPTPPPPPPLPPETPTTQNNSASCTSTNQRRPSSSSGSTKSFNMMSPTGDNSELLAEIKAGKSLKPTPHSKGYTTVYSSSGPTGNNGNTASPPETRASSPPPKPPSPPPSNMSVTSPPITPSPSPSPTGPGPARTMSNSTSNEHLPTNSVVNGNSGGRAGAESVRKMSLADVEALVPTHDEQGKAIPEWKRQVMVRKLQVKMQEEEEHKRKAEEEAARLASMPAWRRDMMKKKMDEEREQKRKAEQQAKQAKEIEEKTELERLRTLGYDETKLAPWQRQIILKKGDIAKQ from the exons ATGGTGGTGGAGGGTGACAGGACGCTGCTGGCCGCAAGACAAGGAGATGTGCAGACTCTAAAAGTGCAATTAGCGGCAAAAGCGCTTACCGGCGACGTCAAGGACATGATGGGGGCTTCACCGGTCCACCACGCAGCCCGTGCCGGGAAACTAAACTGCCTGCGTTTCCTAGTGGAGGAAGCAGGACTGTCGGGCAACTGCGTGGCGAACAACGGGGCAAGCCCGGCGCATGACGCAGCAGCCACCGGCAACCTGGCCTGCTTACAGTGGCTGCTGACCCAGGGTGGCTGTCAGCCAGAG CACAGGGACAGTTCTGGTGCCACCGTTCTCCACCTTGCATCCCGCTTCAGCCACCATGAGGTCACTGACTGGCTACTGAAGAGCGGCGAGGTGGATCCTGGGACCTCCACTGATACAGGCGCCCTACCTGTTCACTACGCTGCTGCCAAGGGAGACCTGCCCTCTCTCCGACTGTTACTAGGGCACAGCCCAAA TGTTGTCAACTCCCAAACTAAGAATGGTGCCACGCCGCTCTACCTGGCTTGCCAGGAGGGTCAACTGGAGGTCGTCCAGTATCTGGTCAAGGATTGTGGGGCGGATCCGAGCATCAGAGCCAATGACGGGATGACACCTCTACATGCTGCTGCCCAAATGGGCCACAACACAGTCATCGTCTGGCTG ATAAGCTTCACAGAGATCGGCCTGACAGACAGGGACAGTGACGGGGCCACAGCTATGCACTTTGCAGCCAGTCGGGGCCACGCAAAGGTGctcagctggctgctgctgcacggCGGAGATATTGTCATGGACACCTGGGGAGGGACCCCGCTTCACGATGCTGCAGAGAACGGTGAactggag TGCTGTCAGATCCTTGTGGTCAATGGGGTAGACCTGGGCATCAGGGACCAGGACGGCTTCACAGCAGCAGACCTGGCTGAATACAACGGCCACTCCCAGTGTGCCAAGTATCTGCGCACTGTGGAGAACATG AGTGTGGAGCACCGTGTTTTGTCTCGGGATCCTTCAACAGACCTAGAGTACAAGCAGCCGGACTCGGGACTCTCGTCACCAAACACCACCATGCCCCCTACCAGCCAAACGGCACACTTTGACATCGGTTCACCATCCAGCTCCCTGTCAAACTACGACTCAGCCAACTCTAGCCAGTCCAGCACCggggagaagaggagcagcTTAACAGCATCACGAGGCCCACACACTCAGctgaacacagcacacacag GTGCATCAGAGTCAGCCATTTCAGACATGCAGGCATATATGGATATGCTGAACCCAGACATTGGCTCTGATATGCCCAAGAAGAATGAGATACCTGCTGATGTCGACTCCAAGCTCCCGCCACCACCAACCTatccacccccacctcctccacagtcTCAACCGGTGCCCCCTCCACCCCCGAGCTACCCAGCACCACAGCCACCGAAAGAGCCATCTTCAGCAGAGTTCCTGACAGTGAAAAGCAACTTGCGGCATGTTGAGAATAAGAAGGAG CTGACTCCTGGAGAAAGCCACGATAAACTGCGGCGTGTGGATTCAAACAGAAAGTCAAGGAGCTTCAGCAAACAGCCCAGCACTGGGGACTACTACAAGACCCTGGGCAGCGACACAGCCGAGCCCCAAGAGACTAAAAGCATGGCGCCCAACGAGGAG GGCTCCGTCTTATTGGAGGAGCCTACAGACAGCCCCGCCCACAGCTCTGAGAATGGCACCACAGAAGAATCAGTcgcacctccacctcctccacctccaccccctctTCCCCCAAGCAACCCAACGCCAACaccccctccgcctcctccactGCCCCCGGAGACGCCAACCACCCAGAATAACTCAGCCAGTTGCACTTCCACCAACCAGCGACGCCCTTCTTCCTCATCAGGAA GCACAAAATCTTTCAACATGATGTCCCCCACTGGCGACAACTCGGAGCTGCTGGCAGAGATCAAAGCAGGGAAGAGCCTCAAGCCCACACCTCACAGTAAAGGCTATACCACTGTCTATTCCAGCAGTGGACCCACAGGCAACAAT ggaAACACTGCATCTCCACCAGAGACCCGTGCATCCAGCCCACCACCTAAGCCGCCATCCCCTCCACCATCCAATATGTCTGTCACCTCGCCACCCATTACCCCTAGTCCCAGCCCCAGTCCAACTGGCCCTGGACCTGCTAGGACCATGTCAAACTCTACAAGCAATGAGCACCTGCCTACCAACTCTGTTGTCAATGGGAACAGTGGTGGCAGAGCAGGAGCAGAATCGGTGCGGAAGATGAGCCTTGCAGATGTGGAGGCGCTAGTGCCCACTCATGACGAACAGGGGAAAGCGATTCCTGAATGGAAGAGGCAGGTGATGGTGCGAAAGCTTCAAGTCAAGatgcaagaggaggaggagcacaaGCGCAAG gctgaggaggaggctgcACGCCTGGCATCCATGCCAGCGTGGAGGAGAGAcatgatgaaaaagaaaatggacgAAGAGAG GGAACAAAAAAG AAAAGCAGAACAGCAGGCCAAACAGGCGAAGGAGAtagaggagaagacagagcTGGAACGACTACGGACCCTAGGCTACGATGAGACCAAGCTGGCCCCCTGGCAGCGACAGATCATTCTGAAGAAAGGGGATATAGCCAAACAGTGA